In a single window of the Melioribacteraceae bacterium genome:
- a CDS encoding sigma-70 family RNA polymerase sigma factor, with the protein MKITKQFTNRESQSLDKYLQEIGKVDLLTPDEEVELAIRIKKNDQTALEKLVKANLRFVVSVAKQYQNQGLSLGDLINEGNLGLIKAARRFDETRGFKFISYAVWWIRQSILQALAEQSRIVRLPLNRVGALNKIGKAYSSLEQEYEREPSAHELAQELEMDISEVSDTLKIAGRAVSMDAPFQQGEENRLLDILSNDDQPSPDQNLMSDSLKSEIKRALSTLTEREAEVIILYFGLNKEHSLTLEEIGEKFNLTRERVRQIKEKAIRRLRHASRSKNLRTYLG; encoded by the coding sequence TTGAAAATCACCAAACAATTCACAAATCGCGAAAGTCAATCTTTAGATAAATATCTGCAGGAAATTGGTAAGGTCGATCTTCTTACACCTGATGAAGAAGTCGAACTTGCAATACGAATTAAAAAAAATGATCAAACTGCGCTGGAGAAACTTGTTAAAGCAAATTTGAGATTTGTGGTTTCAGTCGCAAAACAGTATCAGAACCAGGGCCTTTCTTTAGGGGATTTAATTAATGAAGGAAATTTGGGTTTAATAAAAGCCGCTCGCAGATTTGATGAAACAAGAGGATTTAAATTTATTTCATACGCGGTTTGGTGGATACGTCAATCAATACTTCAGGCGCTTGCCGAACAATCTCGAATTGTTAGATTACCATTAAATAGAGTTGGGGCACTAAATAAAATTGGCAAAGCCTATAGCAGTCTTGAACAGGAATATGAACGTGAACCAAGCGCACATGAACTTGCGCAAGAATTAGAAATGGACATCAGCGAAGTTTCCGATACACTAAAAATTGCAGGCCGTGCGGTTAGTATGGACGCTCCATTTCAGCAAGGAGAGGAAAATAGATTATTAGATATTCTCTCTAACGATGATCAACCATCACCCGATCAAAATTTAATGTCCGATTCTCTTAAAAGTGAAATTAAACGGGCTCTTTCTACATTAACCGAAAGGGAAGCAGAAGTAATAATTTTATATTTTGGATTAAATAAAGAGCATTCTCTCACGCTAGAGGAAATTGGTGAAAAATTTAATCTTACTCGAGAACGAGTTCGGCAGATTAAAGAAAAAGCTATTCGAAGATTAAGGCACGCTTCACGCAGTAAAAATTTAAGAACTTATTTGGGTTGA
- a CDS encoding C40 family peptidase, producing MIIKNSLLNNLLFVGLVFGIIVGCSPATNAQRYGSKKSKPKQTASSIRYQKSNQINKDSTITPNISALPDTTFDEFDEVPPTENVVDKKKFLANYKNYINPDIPQSFREEVLLEIIRYIDTPYKYGGNSEDGIDCSGFTKNVFSSAVNIELPRSAREQYQVGDKVEQEDLEFGDLVFFNTTKRSFPGHVGLYIGDNQFIHASRKLGVTISSFDEAYYSKRFVGARRIEMLEDF from the coding sequence GTGATTATTAAAAATTCTTTACTAAATAATTTATTATTTGTTGGTTTGGTTTTTGGGATCATTGTTGGATGCTCTCCGGCAACTAATGCACAGCGTTATGGTTCAAAGAAATCAAAACCAAAACAGACCGCATCATCAATCCGCTATCAAAAAAGTAACCAGATAAATAAAGATTCTACAATAACTCCAAATATTAGTGCACTCCCCGATACAACTTTTGATGAGTTTGATGAAGTACCCCCCACTGAAAATGTAGTAGATAAGAAAAAATTTTTAGCTAATTATAAAAATTATATTAATCCCGATATACCTCAAAGTTTTAGAGAAGAAGTGCTTCTTGAAATAATCAGATACATTGACACACCATACAAATATGGAGGTAATTCGGAGGATGGTATAGATTGTTCAGGTTTTACAAAAAATGTTTTTTCGAGTGCGGTCAATATTGAACTGCCTAGAAGCGCAAGAGAACAGTATCAGGTTGGTGATAAAGTTGAGCAAGAAGATTTAGAATTTGGCGATTTAGTATTTTTTAATACTACCAAAAGATCATTCCCCGGACATGTTGGATTGTACATCGGCGATAACCAGTTTATTCACGCAAGCAGAAAATTAGGAGTTACAATTTCCTCGTTTGATGAAGCATACTACTCAAAACGATTTGTTGGGGCAAGAAGAATAGAGATGCTGGAAGATTTTTAG
- the fumC gene encoding class II fumarate hydratase, whose translation MEYRIETDTMGEVKVPANKYYGAQTARSLMNFKIGGERFPYEFIRAMAIVKKAAAIVNTELGSLTKDKCDLIIQAADEVIAGKLNEHFPLVVWQTGSGTQTNMNVNEVISNRAIEIAGGVLGSKKPIHPNDDVNKAQSTNDSFPTAIHVASVEQVYSHLIPAITKLKDALNSKSKEFKDIIKIGRTHLMDATPLTLGDEFSGYAQQLTNGLARIEDALKRMSEIPLGGTAVGTGLNAHPQYAVKVASKISEITGMTFITAPNKFEAMAGKDAIVELSGVLKTIAASLMKIANDIRWLGSGPRCGIGEISLPENEPGSSIMPGKVNPTQSEAMTMVCAQVFGNDVTINFAGASGNFELNVFMPVLAFNILQSIKLIADACDSFTDNCVIGITTNDNNIKKHLENSLMLVTSLNPVIGYDNAAKVAKKAHKENKTLKEAAMDLGLLTSEKFDEVVLPEKMIGERK comes from the coding sequence ATGGAATACAGAATAGAAACCGATACAATGGGGGAAGTCAAAGTCCCTGCTAACAAATATTATGGTGCGCAAACAGCCCGTTCATTAATGAATTTTAAGATTGGGGGAGAAAGATTTCCTTACGAATTTATTAGAGCGATGGCAATCGTAAAAAAAGCTGCTGCCATTGTTAATACAGAATTAGGTTCATTAACAAAAGATAAATGTGACTTAATTATTCAAGCAGCAGATGAAGTAATTGCCGGAAAATTAAATGAGCATTTCCCATTGGTTGTATGGCAAACCGGCAGTGGTACACAAACAAATATGAATGTTAATGAGGTAATTTCTAACCGTGCAATTGAAATTGCCGGCGGAGTGTTGGGGAGTAAAAAACCAATTCATCCGAATGACGATGTTAACAAAGCTCAATCAACTAACGATTCATTCCCGACAGCTATTCACGTGGCTTCTGTTGAACAGGTTTATTCCCATTTAATACCTGCTATAACTAAATTAAAAGATGCTCTCAATTCGAAATCAAAGGAATTTAAAGATATTATAAAAATTGGACGTACCCATTTGATGGATGCGACTCCTCTTACCCTAGGGGATGAATTTTCCGGTTACGCCCAGCAGTTGACAAATGGATTAGCTAGAATTGAAGACGCCCTAAAAAGAATGAGTGAAATACCACTTGGTGGAACTGCGGTTGGAACCGGATTAAATGCACATCCTCAATATGCGGTTAAAGTAGCTTCTAAAATTTCTGAAATAACCGGAATGACTTTTATAACTGCCCCAAATAAATTTGAAGCAATGGCCGGCAAAGATGCTATCGTTGAACTTAGTGGTGTGTTGAAAACTATCGCCGCTAGCTTGATGAAAATCGCAAATGATATTCGATGGCTAGGCTCAGGTCCACGATGCGGAATCGGTGAAATATCACTCCCAGAAAATGAGCCGGGAAGTTCTATAATGCCGGGTAAAGTAAATCCAACTCAATCAGAAGCAATGACTATGGTCTGCGCACAAGTATTTGGAAATGATGTAACAATTAATTTTGCCGGAGCAAGTGGCAATTTTGAGTTAAATGTTTTTATGCCGGTACTTGCATTTAATATTCTTCAATCAATTAAGTTGATCGCAGACGCATGTGATAGTTTTACAGATAATTGCGTTATTGGAATTACAACTAATGATAACAATATTAAAAAGCATCTCGAAAATTCATTGATGCTCGTTACATCATTAAACCCCGTGATTGGTTACGATAATGCCGCTAAAGTTGCAAAGAAAGCTCATAAGGAAAATAAAACACTCAAAGAAGCCGCAATGGATCTAGGGTTACTTACCTCAGAAAAATTTGATGAGGTGGTTCTCCCTGAGAAAATGATTGGCGAAAGAAAATAA
- a CDS encoding long-chain fatty acid--CoA ligase, producing the protein MPIYKDFKTIPQLFQIITQDFGKGKERHVLKYFAGNTWHGIKYDELYEATKNFAQGLAALGVKRGDKVSIIAENRPEWVYSDMAILGLGGIDVPLYPISTSETIEFCVNNSESVGIIVSNKFQLNKVIKVAKNCSSLKFIIVMNNEDKSSDQNVYSFNDVVQKGTQFSKDNPKHFDEQCKLSNENELCTIIYTSGTTGEPKGVMLTHKNIVSNIKGAHEIFNIDENDIFLSFLPLCHIFERMGGYYTAFSCGGTIAYAESIEKVAPNMLDIKPTIMTAVPRLFERMYSKIKRNVESQPEKKQKIFNWAVEIGKEYMVSKKSGHPVPIFLTLKHKLADKLVYQKLREKTGGKLRFFISGGAALSRELGQFFEAVGILIIEGYGLTESSPVISANRLNDYKFGTVGKPMPGVEIKIAKDGEILAYGPNIMQGYYKNKKETEETLKDGWLHTGDIGVFDAEGFLIITDRKKHLFKTSGGKYIAPTPIENMFLASKYIDQFVLIGDRRMFLSALIVPDYEALKEYADANRIQYNNVDELVNMKQIYELLDKEMDAFQKKLANFERVRKFAILDKPFTIEGGELTPSLKLKRKVIEERYGDLISDMYKGLEG; encoded by the coding sequence ATGCCTATTTATAAAGACTTCAAAACAATCCCTCAGTTATTCCAGATTATTACCCAAGATTTTGGCAAAGGAAAAGAGAGACATGTTTTAAAGTATTTTGCCGGCAATACATGGCATGGTATTAAATATGACGAACTATATGAAGCAACAAAGAATTTTGCTCAAGGATTGGCTGCTTTGGGAGTTAAGCGGGGAGATAAAGTATCAATAATAGCAGAGAACCGACCAGAATGGGTTTACAGCGATATGGCAATTCTTGGCTTAGGTGGTATTGATGTTCCTCTTTATCCAATCTCTACTTCGGAAACAATTGAATTTTGTGTTAATAATTCCGAATCGGTTGGTATAATTGTTTCAAATAAATTCCAGTTAAATAAAGTAATTAAGGTAGCTAAAAATTGTTCCAGCCTAAAATTTATTATTGTGATGAACAATGAGGATAAATCCTCTGATCAAAATGTTTATTCATTTAATGATGTAGTACAAAAGGGAACTCAATTCTCTAAGGATAATCCGAAACATTTCGATGAGCAATGTAAATTATCTAATGAGAATGAGCTTTGTACCATTATTTATACTTCCGGTACAACTGGCGAACCAAAAGGCGTTATGCTCACACACAAGAATATTGTCTCAAATATTAAGGGAGCTCATGAGATATTTAATATTGATGAGAATGATATTTTCTTAAGCTTTTTACCTTTATGTCATATATTCGAAAGAATGGGCGGATATTATACCGCTTTCTCTTGTGGTGGTACTATTGCTTACGCTGAAAGTATTGAAAAGGTTGCACCCAATATGCTTGATATAAAACCTACCATTATGACTGCAGTACCTCGGTTATTTGAGCGTATGTATTCCAAGATCAAACGCAATGTTGAATCTCAGCCTGAGAAAAAGCAAAAAATATTTAACTGGGCGGTTGAAATTGGTAAAGAATATATGGTTTCAAAAAAATCGGGGCATCCCGTTCCAATATTCTTAACACTAAAACATAAATTAGCCGATAAACTTGTCTACCAAAAACTTCGGGAAAAAACCGGCGGAAAACTTCGTTTCTTCATTTCTGGAGGCGCGGCACTTTCAAGAGAATTAGGACAGTTTTTTGAAGCCGTTGGTATTTTGATTATTGAAGGTTACGGACTCACTGAATCATCGCCGGTTATATCTGCGAATAGATTAAATGATTATAAGTTCGGAACAGTAGGAAAACCAATGCCCGGCGTTGAAATTAAGATTGCAAAAGATGGTGAAATTCTTGCCTATGGTCCTAACATAATGCAAGGTTATTATAAAAATAAAAAAGAAACTGAAGAAACTCTTAAAGATGGCTGGCTTCATACCGGTGATATTGGTGTATTTGATGCTGAAGGATTCTTAATTATTACCGACCGTAAAAAGCATTTATTTAAAACAAGCGGAGGTAAATATATAGCTCCAACTCCAATAGAAAATATGTTTCTTGCGAGTAAGTATATAGATCAGTTCGTACTTATCGGTGATAGAAGAATGTTTTTAAGCGCTTTAATCGTACCCGATTATGAAGCTCTGAAAGAATATGCCGATGCAAATAGAATTCAATACAATAATGTTGATGAACTTGTAAATATGAAGCAGATTTATGAACTGCTTGATAAAGAAATGGACGCTTTCCAGAAAAAATTAGCCAACTTTGAAAGAGTAAGGAAATTCGCCATTCTTGATAAACCGTTTACAATTGAGGGAGGAGAATTAACACCTTCTTTAAAATTGAAAAGAAAAGTGATTGAAGAACGTTATGGCGATTTAATTAGCGATATGTATAAAGGTTTAGAAGGTTAA
- the tsaA gene encoding tRNA (N6-threonylcarbamoyladenosine(37)-N6)-methyltransferase TrmO codes for MNNIISLNPIGYVRSNLSHRYETPRQGVLAGSEISYIELLPQQNFEQAVYQLEGFERIWIIYSFHLNTNWKPLVSPPRHTRKKVGVFASRAPYRPNPLGISCVKLEKVEGLIIYFSESDILDGSPVLDIKPYLPYSDSFPDAVTGWVKNNIDEKYMVLFNPNSERQCLWLKKNGNINLQNFIRLQLEFSPTDDSRKRISKIDDSFILAYRTWRILYNVSVDHKTVNVNQIFSGYTKVELSEKVDKYEDKQLHKLFLAQFGDKPMSNY; via the coding sequence ATGAATAATATAATCTCATTAAATCCCATCGGATATGTTCGCTCAAATTTATCACATCGGTATGAAACTCCCCGTCAAGGAGTTCTTGCTGGCTCAGAAATTTCATACATAGAATTACTTCCTCAGCAAAATTTTGAGCAGGCAGTATATCAACTTGAAGGTTTTGAAAGAATTTGGATTATCTATTCATTCCATTTAAATACAAACTGGAAACCACTGGTATCGCCGCCTCGGCACACACGAAAAAAAGTCGGGGTATTCGCGAGCAGAGCGCCTTACCGCCCGAATCCTTTGGGAATTAGCTGTGTTAAATTGGAAAAAGTTGAGGGCTTAATAATTTACTTTTCAGAATCAGATATTCTTGATGGCTCACCGGTTCTTGATATCAAACCATATTTACCCTATTCCGATTCATTCCCTGATGCGGTTACCGGCTGGGTAAAAAACAATATCGATGAAAAATACATGGTTTTATTTAATCCGAATTCAGAAAGACAATGTTTATGGCTTAAAAAAAATGGTAATATAAATCTCCAAAATTTTATCCGTCTCCAATTGGAGTTTTCTCCTACTGATGATTCAAGAAAAAGAATATCAAAGATTGATGATTCATTCATTCTCGCGTATCGTACATGGAGGATTTTATATAATGTTTCTGTTGATCATAAAACCGTAAATGTAAACCAAATCTTTTCCGGCTATACCAAAGTAGAATTGAGTGAAAAAGTCGATAAATATGAGGACAAACAATTGCACAAATTATTCCTTGCTCAATTCGGTGATAAACCAATGAGTAATTATTGA
- the metG gene encoding methionine--tRNA ligase, protein MSNILAKEKVLVTSALPYANGNIHLGHLSGAYLPADIYVRYKRLNGDDVMYICGSDEHGVPITITADKEKITPKEVIDRFHNANKEAFEKFGMSFDIYSRTSLPIHHNTAQTFFKNFYDQGLLVEKKSMQFYDEKANMFLPDRYVEGTCPNCGNDEARSDECEKCGALYDPAELKNPKSKISGETPKLRETSHWFFPLGKYQDRLVKYVDEMNEKFGWKDNVLQYCRGWFKDGLKDRAVTRDLDWGIKVPLDNITGKVLYVWFEAVLGYVSATKELSEKRGEPELWKDYWNDEKTKYIAFIGKDNVVFHTIIFPAMLLAWNDASQDKFILPQNVPANEFLNFEGKKFSKSRGWGIDVAEFLDLFPADTLRYTLGANLPENKDTDFFWKEFQARTNGELADILGNFVNRTFTFAHKHFEGKVPARASLESIDTEMLSYLEKQPIVISDLLEKYKIKDAIFEMMSLARACNKYFNDSEPWKTQKSDKAKCGTAVNICLNAIYTLAEVFQPVIPFTSQKIFEMLNARPVEWEQSGKTHLAEGAVLNQPVILFNKIEDEVINTQINKLGQPEAETVKAEPLITIDDFKKVKLSSAKIIAAENVKKSDKLLKLQLDLGNEKRQVVAGIAKSYTPEELVGKKILMVANLQPAKLFGLESQGMVLALDSSEEGKVKLIEVDSEIKLGTNAK, encoded by the coding sequence TTGAGCAATATTTTGGCAAAAGAGAAAGTTTTAGTTACATCAGCGCTTCCCTACGCGAACGGGAATATTCATTTAGGACATCTGAGTGGCGCATATTTACCTGCGGATATTTATGTACGCTATAAAAGGCTGAATGGCGACGATGTTATGTATATCTGCGGATCTGATGAACATGGCGTTCCAATCACAATTACTGCCGATAAGGAGAAAATTACTCCAAAGGAAGTTATTGATAGGTTTCATAATGCCAATAAAGAAGCATTTGAAAAATTCGGAATGAGTTTCGATATCTATTCCCGGACGAGTCTGCCAATCCACCACAATACAGCACAAACTTTCTTCAAGAATTTTTATGATCAAGGATTGCTGGTTGAAAAAAAATCGATGCAGTTTTATGATGAAAAAGCTAACATGTTTTTGCCCGACCGTTATGTTGAAGGGACTTGTCCAAATTGCGGGAATGATGAAGCAAGAAGTGATGAGTGTGAGAAATGCGGAGCGCTCTATGATCCAGCCGAATTAAAAAATCCTAAAAGTAAAATTAGCGGCGAAACTCCTAAACTAAGAGAAACTTCTCACTGGTTTTTCCCGCTTGGTAAATATCAAGATAGACTTGTAAAATATGTTGACGAAATGAATGAGAAATTTGGATGGAAGGACAATGTGCTTCAATATTGCCGTGGTTGGTTTAAAGATGGATTAAAAGACCGCGCCGTAACTAGAGATTTGGATTGGGGAATAAAAGTCCCGCTTGATAATATAACCGGTAAAGTACTTTATGTTTGGTTCGAAGCTGTGTTGGGATATGTTTCGGCCACAAAGGAACTTTCGGAAAAAAGGGGAGAACCCGAACTATGGAAAGATTACTGGAATGACGAAAAAACCAAATACATTGCTTTTATTGGAAAAGATAATGTTGTTTTTCATACAATAATATTTCCCGCTATGCTCTTAGCTTGGAACGATGCTTCTCAAGATAAATTTATTCTTCCACAAAATGTACCCGCTAATGAATTCCTAAATTTTGAAGGTAAAAAATTCTCTAAATCAAGAGGGTGGGGAATTGATGTTGCTGAGTTTCTTGATCTATTTCCTGCAGATACTCTCCGATATACATTAGGCGCTAACTTACCTGAAAATAAAGATACCGATTTCTTCTGGAAGGAATTTCAGGCAAGAACAAATGGCGAACTTGCGGATATATTAGGAAACTTTGTTAACCGTACTTTTACTTTTGCCCATAAACATTTTGAGGGGAAAGTCCCGGCAAGAGCTTCGTTAGAATCTATTGATACCGAGATGCTTTCATATCTCGAAAAACAACCTATAGTAATTTCCGACTTACTTGAGAAATATAAAATTAAAGATGCGATCTTTGAGATGATGAGTTTAGCTCGTGCCTGTAATAAATATTTTAATGATTCTGAACCATGGAAAACTCAAAAATCGGATAAAGCTAAATGCGGCACTGCGGTAAATATCTGCTTAAATGCGATTTATACTCTAGCGGAAGTCTTCCAGCCGGTAATACCATTTACTTCTCAAAAAATATTTGAGATGCTTAATGCTCGACCTGTCGAATGGGAACAATCTGGTAAAACTCACTTGGCTGAAGGTGCTGTGCTCAATCAACCTGTAATTCTATTTAATAAAATTGAGGATGAGGTCATCAACACGCAGATTAATAAACTAGGTCAACCTGAAGCTGAAACAGTAAAGGCAGAACCGTTAATAACTATAGATGATTTTAAAAAAGTAAAGTTAAGTAGTGCTAAAATTATTGCGGCGGAGAATGTAAAAAAGAGTGATAAACTTTTAAAACTGCAGCTTGATTTGGGTAATGAAAAAAGGCAAGTAGTTGCCGGGATTGCTAAAAGCTACACACCTGAAGAATTAGTAGGTAAAAAAATTCTTATGGTTGCAAATCTTCAACCGGCCAAATTATTTGGTTTAGAATCTCAAGGAATGGTGCTCGCATTAGACAGTTCTGAGGAGGGAAAAGTAAAACTAATCGAAGTTGATAGTGAAATTAAACTTGGTACAAACGCTAAATAA
- a CDS encoding site-specific DNA-methyltransferase gives MKKQKSTLNKTILLLPGEKKLYTQRLIKLENKSSISDISNKTINQDFYKAADFLPSNFVDLLIIDPPYNIYKNFNSNVYKSKGVDEYASWFDEIIIKLKPILKAEASIYVCSDWFTSISIATVLQKHFKIRNRITWEREKGRGAKSNWKNSSEDIWFCTVSNKYHFNSEKVKLLKKVIAPYRDENGIPKDWKFENGTNYRLTFPSNLWNDISVPFWSMPENTEHPTQKPEKLIAKLIIASSKKGDYVFDPFAGSGTTLVTAKKLGRNYTGIELDKEYACITEKRLNNCKFGDEIQGYEHGFFWERNTHPFRIKPGNSAK, from the coding sequence TTGAAAAAGCAAAAATCAACTTTAAATAAAACCATACTTCTGTTGCCGGGTGAAAAAAAACTGTACACACAAAGACTCATAAAGTTAGAGAACAAAAGTTCGATTAGTGATATTTCAAACAAAACTATAAATCAAGATTTTTATAAAGCGGCAGATTTTCTCCCATCCAATTTTGTTGATTTGTTAATCATTGATCCACCTTATAATATTTACAAAAACTTCAATTCAAATGTTTATAAATCAAAAGGAGTTGATGAGTACGCCTCCTGGTTTGATGAGATTATAATTAAGTTGAAACCCATTCTAAAAGCGGAAGCTTCAATTTATGTTTGCAGCGATTGGTTTACTTCTATCTCTATCGCCACAGTACTCCAAAAACATTTCAAAATTAGAAATAGAATTACTTGGGAAAGGGAGAAGGGAAGGGGGGCAAAAAGTAATTGGAAGAACAGTTCGGAAGATATCTGGTTTTGTACTGTTTCTAATAAATACCATTTTAATTCAGAGAAAGTTAAATTATTAAAAAAAGTTATTGCCCCTTACCGGGATGAAAACGGTATCCCAAAGGATTGGAAATTTGAGAATGGCACAAATTACCGTCTTACTTTTCCATCAAATTTATGGAATGATATTTCAGTGCCATTTTGGTCTATGCCGGAGAATACAGAACATCCCACCCAGAAACCGGAAAAATTAATTGCAAAACTAATTATTGCATCTTCTAAAAAGGGGGATTATGTATTTGACCCTTTTGCCGGCTCAGGCACAACCTTGGTGACTGCCAAGAAATTGGGAAGAAACTATACCGGTATTGAACTCGATAAGGAATATGCATGTATTACCGAAAAGCGGTTAAATAACTGCAAATTTGGTGACGAAATACAGGGTTATGAACATGGTTTTTTTTGGGAACGCAATACCCATCCATTCCGTATAAAACCCGGTAATTCTGCCAAATAA
- a CDS encoding peptidylprolyl isomerase has protein sequence MRNTLIIIFFVTLSFYSCTSQNSKIVLAEFGKYEIDLEEFEKAYLKNSGSVEVAKKSSIEERKNFLDLYVNYRLKLRDAEVRGYTKDTDMQKEFDDYRKTIGNALIVENKLFKPGIEKLHERRKYELRASHIFLIEDSIYTDDEKLKAFGKQLIDRLNNGEDFVTLAKQYSYDKYTKDTGGDVYYFTAGAIPTQIEDACYATEVGKVYPDLVQSSFGYHVIKITDKILRKPAISAQHILISFKDSTNNADTLKALAKILEVEKQIKNGADFGEMALKYSQDPGSANKKGDLGSFSRGRMVKEFDEVAFKLNVNEVSAPVKSPFGYHLIKVTGIEPLPSLEMEKEELKQIYQRTRFNADNAAYIASLKNELNFQINQTVFDAIVAKNDSLKIGYKETPLYNEFKDKVIFNTKVENIKCDTLFFFMSTQGLANAPLNANSLKTGIEQFAQQSLINDKAMIYHLENKEFANLLDEYKNGMYLFKILEEEVWGKVVVDSAMIQNYYDKNKENYRWKDRVEFKEIYVQSDSLIKVIHSELGKGTEFDSLYTKYNKRVGYENKMGYFGLVEVDVNELSKNANLLNEIGSYSNPFPFQDGWSIVKLINKEEARIKYASECQAEIASKLQELESKRYEAEYIDGLKKINQPKYYYNELSKAFEN, from the coding sequence ATGCGTAACACACTGATAATTATTTTTTTTGTTACACTATCTTTTTATTCATGTACCAGCCAAAATTCTAAAATTGTTTTAGCAGAGTTTGGTAAATATGAAATTGACCTAGAGGAATTCGAAAAAGCTTATTTAAAGAATAGCGGATCTGTTGAAGTTGCAAAAAAATCTTCAATTGAAGAACGAAAAAATTTTCTCGACTTGTATGTGAATTACAGGTTAAAATTAAGAGATGCTGAAGTTCGCGGTTATACCAAAGATACAGATATGCAGAAAGAATTCGATGATTATAGAAAAACCATTGGCAATGCTTTAATAGTTGAAAATAAACTTTTCAAACCTGGCATCGAAAAATTACACGAAAGAAGAAAATATGAATTGAGGGCTAGTCATATTTTTTTGATTGAAGATTCAATTTATACCGACGATGAAAAACTTAAAGCGTTTGGGAAACAGTTGATCGATAGACTTAATAATGGCGAAGATTTTGTAACTCTCGCTAAACAATACTCCTATGATAAATATACGAAAGATACTGGCGGAGATGTATATTATTTTACTGCTGGAGCTATTCCAACTCAAATTGAGGATGCTTGTTATGCAACAGAAGTAGGTAAAGTTTATCCGGATCTCGTTCAATCATCTTTTGGGTATCATGTAATTAAGATAACCGACAAAATATTAAGAAAGCCAGCAATATCTGCCCAACATATCTTGATCTCCTTTAAAGATTCTACTAATAATGCCGATACACTAAAAGCCTTAGCAAAAATTTTAGAAGTTGAAAAACAAATAAAAAATGGTGCCGATTTTGGTGAAATGGCACTCAAATATTCTCAAGATCCAGGTTCGGCAAATAAAAAGGGTGATTTAGGATCGTTCTCCCGCGGACGAATGGTTAAAGAATTTGATGAAGTAGCCTTCAAGCTGAATGTTAATGAAGTATCCGCACCGGTAAAATCTCCCTTCGGATATCATTTGATAAAAGTAACTGGTATTGAGCCCTTACCTTCGTTAGAAATGGAAAAAGAGGAATTAAAACAGATTTATCAGCGAACCAGATTTAATGCTGATAATGCTGCTTATATAGCATCATTAAAAAATGAATTGAATTTCCAGATAAATCAAACTGTCTTTGATGCAATAGTAGCTAAGAACGACTCACTTAAAATAGGTTACAAAGAAACACCTCTTTATAATGAATTCAAGGATAAAGTAATATTTAATACTAAAGTTGAAAACATTAAATGTGACACATTATTCTTTTTTATGAGTACACAAGGCTTGGCTAACGCCCCACTTAATGCTAATTCATTAAAGACGGGGATCGAACAATTTGCACAACAATCATTAATAAATGATAAAGCAATGATTTATCATCTTGAAAATAAGGAGTTCGCTAATCTGCTAGATGAATACAAGAATGGAATGTATTTATTTAAAATACTCGAAGAGGAAGTTTGGGGCAAAGTTGTTGTAGATAGCGCAATGATTCAAAATTATTATGATAAGAATAAAGAAAATTACCGCTGGAAAGATAGAGTTGAGTTTAAGGAGATTTATGTACAAAGCGATTCATTGATCAAAGTTATCCATTCAGAATTAGGTAAAGGAACTGAGTTTGACTCATTATACACAAAGTATAATAAGCGTGTCGGATATGAAAATAAAATGGGTTATTTTGGATTAGTTGAAGTTGACGTAAATGAATTATCGAAGAACGCAAACTTGCTTAATGAGATTGGTTCATATTCTAATCCGTTCCCATTCCAAGATGGATGGTCAATAGTAAAATTAATTAATAAAGAAGAAGCAAGAATTAAATATGCATCGGAATGCCAGGCTGAAATTGCAAGCAAATTGCAGGAGTTAGAAAGTAAAAGATATGAAGCCGAATATATCGATGGATTAAAGAAAATCAATCAACCAAAATACTATTACAATGAGTTATCCAAGGCATTCGAAAATTAA